A region from the Microcella frigidaquae genome encodes:
- the hemW gene encoding radical SAM family heme chaperone HemW gives MPSALPLADPAPDDGMLPPSVIDGAEHRDLGVYLHVPFCRVRCGYCDFNTYTADEIRGVKQSDFADQAIAEVALAARVLRDSGLPSRPVSTVFFGGGTPTLLPTDDLARMLAAVRDTFTLAPDAEVTTEANPDSIDAAGLQRLAAAGFTRVSVGMQSAVPHVLAVLERTHDPENVPRVVQAAKEAGLQVSLDLIYGTPGESADDWARSLDAALACEPDHISAYALIVEEGTKLARQIARGEVPPVDDDLHAAFYEAADARLTAAGYHWYEVSNWARGTADAPAHRSRHNRAYWLGHDWWGVGPGAHSHVGGVRWWNVKHPAAYAQRLAAGVSPAAGRETLDAETRRVERVLLQTRLVEGLPTDALTPLGRRAVAQLIADELVEPGLALRGTVVLTLRGRLLADAVVRRLLPD, from the coding sequence GTGCCCAGCGCCCTGCCCCTCGCCGACCCGGCACCCGATGACGGGATGCTGCCGCCGAGCGTCATCGACGGCGCGGAGCACCGCGACCTCGGTGTGTACCTGCACGTGCCGTTCTGCCGCGTGCGCTGCGGCTACTGCGACTTCAACACGTACACGGCCGACGAGATCCGCGGGGTCAAGCAGAGCGATTTCGCCGACCAGGCGATCGCCGAGGTCGCGCTCGCCGCGCGCGTGCTGCGCGACAGCGGGCTTCCGTCAAGGCCCGTGAGCACGGTCTTCTTCGGCGGCGGCACCCCGACACTGCTGCCCACGGACGACCTCGCGCGCATGCTCGCCGCGGTGCGCGACACATTCACGCTCGCGCCCGACGCCGAGGTGACGACCGAGGCCAACCCCGACTCGATCGACGCAGCGGGCCTGCAGCGCCTCGCCGCCGCCGGCTTCACGCGGGTCAGCGTCGGCATGCAGTCGGCCGTGCCGCACGTGCTCGCCGTGCTCGAGCGCACGCACGACCCCGAGAACGTGCCGCGCGTCGTCCAGGCCGCGAAGGAAGCGGGGCTCCAGGTCAGCCTCGACCTCATCTACGGCACCCCCGGTGAGTCGGCCGACGACTGGGCGCGCAGCCTCGACGCCGCCCTCGCGTGCGAGCCCGACCACATCAGCGCCTACGCGCTCATCGTCGAGGAGGGCACGAAGCTCGCCCGGCAGATCGCGCGCGGCGAGGTTCCGCCCGTCGACGACGACCTCCACGCCGCGTTCTACGAGGCGGCGGATGCCCGGCTCACCGCCGCCGGCTACCACTGGTACGAGGTCAGCAACTGGGCGCGTGGCACGGCCGACGCACCCGCCCACCGCTCGCGCCACAACCGCGCCTACTGGCTCGGCCACGACTGGTGGGGCGTCGGCCCCGGCGCGCACAGCCACGTCGGCGGTGTGCGCTGGTGGAACGTCAAGCACCCCGCCGCCTACGCCCAGCGCCTCGCGGCGGGCGTGAGCCCGGCCGCCGGGCGCGAGACGCTCGACGCCGAGACCCGCCGCGTCGAGCGCGTACTGCTGCAGACCCGACTCGTCGAGGGTCTGCCGACGGATGCCCTCACCCCGCTCGGCCGCCGAGCGGTCGCCCAGCTCATCGCCGATGAGCTCGTCGAGCCGGGGCTCGCGCTGCGCGGAACCGTCGTGCTCACCCTGCGCGGGCGCCTGCTCGCCGACGCCGTCGTGCGGCGCCTGCTGCCCGACTGA
- a CDS encoding DUF4870 domain-containing protein: protein MTDQTPPPAQPAAPLSEAEDRQWGSFAHLGGVLGFLPALIIWLVFKDRGSFTNTEAKEALNFQIAVTIAYVALNVLSFILAAVTFGIGGLISFLIPLVWIAAVIFSILGFVKAKDGVNYRYPVSIRLIK, encoded by the coding sequence ATGACTGACCAGACTCCGCCCCCCGCCCAGCCGGCCGCCCCGCTCTCGGAGGCGGAGGACCGCCAGTGGGGTTCGTTCGCCCACCTCGGCGGCGTGCTCGGCTTCCTCCCGGCCCTCATCATCTGGCTCGTGTTCAAGGACCGCGGCTCGTTCACCAACACCGAGGCGAAGGAGGCCCTGAACTTCCAGATCGCCGTCACCATCGCCTACGTGGCGCTGAACGTGCTGAGCTTCATCCTCGCCGCCGTCACCTTCGGCATCGGCGGGCTGATCTCGTTCCTGATCCCGCTCGTCTGGATCGCCGCCGTGATCTTCTCGATCCTCGGCTTCGTCAAGGCCAAGGACGGCGTGAACTACCGCTACCCCGTTTCGATCCGCCTCATCAAGTAG
- a CDS encoding DUF4870 domain-containing protein, which yields MSDQPPMTPPPANPYASAPQPMSPGDEKLWATLVHIGGIFFGFIPALLGYLLLKDRGPFVRGHTATALNFQLTMLIASAIGVITSLIVIGVIILAAVSILILVFSIIAALAANRGEAYAYPLTITFLK from the coding sequence ATGAGCGATCAGCCCCCCATGACCCCGCCGCCCGCCAACCCCTACGCCTCGGCGCCGCAGCCGATGAGCCCCGGCGACGAGAAGCTCTGGGCCACTCTCGTGCACATCGGCGGTATCTTCTTCGGGTTCATCCCGGCGCTGCTCGGCTACCTGCTGCTCAAGGATCGCGGCCCGTTCGTGCGCGGGCACACCGCCACGGCCCTGAACTTCCAGCTGACGATGCTCATCGCCTCCGCGATCGGCGTCATCACCTCGCTGATCGTGATCGGCGTCATCATCCTCGCTGCGGTCAGCATCCTGATTCTGGTGTTCTCGATCATCGCCGCTCTCGCGGCGAACCGCGGTGAGGCCTACGCCTACCCGCTGACGATCACCTTCCTGAAGTAG
- a CDS encoding HAD family hydrolase yields MTTTILWDVDGTLLLNSYTGGGELYHTAVERTVGRELHPPLPRTHGKPDGLILSEILAHFGYDDAWHERARAVLDELSIERAQAGDRREPAPGVVDALTAVAARGWHNALLTGNSLVRARVKLEGAGLGPEWFDWDRSFFGATARDRSEITRAARAALPDETLVIVGDTPRDDEAAAAAGLPFIGVATGVFSVDDLRETGAVLVVADLAGSLDEVLAAIEGL; encoded by the coding sequence GTGACCACCACGATTCTCTGGGACGTCGACGGCACCCTGCTGCTCAACAGCTACACGGGCGGCGGCGAGCTGTACCACACGGCCGTCGAGCGCACCGTCGGCCGCGAGCTGCACCCGCCCCTGCCGCGCACCCACGGCAAGCCCGACGGGTTGATCCTCAGCGAGATCCTCGCCCACTTCGGGTACGACGACGCGTGGCACGAGCGCGCCCGGGCGGTGCTCGACGAGCTCTCGATCGAGAGGGCGCAGGCGGGCGATCGGCGCGAGCCCGCTCCGGGCGTGGTGGATGCTCTCACCGCGGTCGCCGCCCGCGGCTGGCACAACGCGCTGCTGACGGGCAACTCGCTGGTGCGCGCCCGCGTCAAGCTCGAGGGTGCCGGGCTCGGGCCGGAGTGGTTTGACTGGGACCGCTCCTTCTTCGGCGCGACGGCCCGCGACCGCAGTGAGATCACCCGCGCGGCGCGCGCGGCGCTGCCCGACGAGACCCTCGTCATCGTCGGCGACACCCCGCGCGACGACGAGGCCGCGGCCGCAGCGGGCCTGCCGTTCATCGGCGTTGCGACGGGCGTGTTCTCGGTCGACGACCTGCGCGAGACGGGCGCGGTGCTCGTGGTGGCCGACCTCGCCGGGTCGCTCGACGAGGTGCTCGCGGCGATCGAGGGGCTCTAG